From the genome of Gemmatimonas phototrophica, one region includes:
- a CDS encoding serine/threonine-protein kinase — MTAFPLREQLQLALGTAYTLEHELGGGGMSRVFVATEVALDRRVVVKVLPEEMVGQVSLERFKREIALAARLQNPHVVPLLTAGDAGGLPYFTMPLVEGESLRARIARQGELPLSEAMRLLREIASALAYAHDRGIVHRDIKPDNVLLSGGSAMITDFGVAKAISASSNSEAGNTTSMGVALGTPAYMSPEQASADPAVDHRADIYAFGVLAYELLTGQPPFSGRTPQGLLAAHVTETPEFITRRRQTIPPALGNLVMRCLEKRAADRPQTALDLVHGLDQITTPSGGSAPTTAVAAVSSEIATTAASTATTPARSRAGRWIAAAAALVALAGAAWFASTKVVDAAGSAPRSIAVLPTEMGSDTAHAYLADGLSGELTTRLSKIPGLVVRAYSSSKTMQGKPLGEAGKTLDVSSLLTASLMRSGNRLRVTASLIDPTDESVQWSETFEESDQDQFALQDKLVNAIAGALRLTLSPEVKAKVEARGTRSAEALDLVQRSYFLTDQFTAASLRQAVSLAELAIQKDSLYAGGWAALAHALSTLADDFVSPLEVLPRMRPAVERALALDPSSADAHAQAGELHMWYDWDPVSARRAFERALAIDSTNVQAARSYSRLLSSEFGESGDSAFAVLERGIRSNPGAIALLRQSLVQEHFARLSPAQREQRCLLIAQLEGSPSATCAIRQLQQAGRADSARRMSLNRLRSVTPAEREARSGGNLTGLAAAFLAAGDTVSARVELNAAIARSVREYVREDGIAEVFFALGDIERAVQWWDRAVSSNSSRVLDLLHMRRYEALRRDPRAQDVLRRARVKASQDSGR; from the coding sequence GTGACCGCTTTCCCACTTCGCGAACAGCTACAGCTCGCCCTTGGCACCGCCTATACCCTCGAGCATGAACTCGGTGGTGGCGGGATGTCGCGCGTGTTTGTCGCCACGGAAGTCGCGCTGGACCGACGGGTGGTGGTGAAAGTGCTGCCCGAGGAGATGGTCGGGCAGGTGTCGCTTGAACGCTTCAAGCGCGAGATCGCGCTGGCCGCGCGGCTGCAGAATCCGCATGTCGTGCCGTTGCTCACCGCCGGTGATGCCGGCGGACTGCCCTACTTCACCATGCCGCTGGTGGAGGGCGAGTCGCTGCGCGCCCGCATCGCCCGTCAGGGGGAGCTGCCGCTCAGCGAAGCCATGCGCCTGTTGCGCGAGATCGCCTCAGCACTCGCCTACGCGCACGATCGGGGCATTGTGCATCGTGACATCAAACCCGACAACGTGCTGCTGTCGGGCGGCAGCGCGATGATCACCGATTTTGGCGTGGCCAAGGCCATCTCGGCCTCCAGCAACAGCGAAGCCGGCAACACCACCTCCATGGGCGTCGCCCTCGGCACGCCGGCCTACATGTCGCCGGAGCAGGCCAGCGCCGACCCGGCGGTCGATCACCGCGCGGATATCTACGCCTTCGGCGTGTTGGCGTATGAGCTGCTTACCGGCCAACCGCCGTTCAGCGGGCGCACGCCGCAGGGATTGCTCGCGGCGCATGTAACCGAGACGCCGGAATTCATCACGCGCCGGCGGCAGACCATTCCGCCGGCGCTCGGCAATCTGGTCATGCGCTGTCTCGAGAAGCGCGCCGCCGACCGGCCGCAAACAGCGCTGGATCTGGTGCACGGGCTGGATCAGATCACCACGCCGAGTGGTGGTTCGGCGCCCACCACAGCGGTGGCAGCGGTGTCGAGCGAAATCGCCACCACCGCCGCGTCCACGGCAACCACGCCGGCGCGCTCGCGTGCCGGGCGCTGGATTGCGGCCGCGGCCGCGCTCGTGGCGCTGGCGGGAGCAGCGTGGTTCGCATCGACGAAGGTGGTGGACGCTGCCGGAAGCGCGCCGCGCAGCATCGCGGTGCTCCCCACCGAAATGGGCAGCGACACCGCCCATGCCTACCTCGCCGACGGCCTGTCCGGCGAACTCACCACGCGCCTGAGCAAGATACCCGGGCTGGTGGTGCGTGCGTATTCGTCGTCCAAGACCATGCAGGGCAAACCGCTGGGCGAAGCGGGCAAGACACTCGATGTGTCCTCGCTGCTCACCGCCTCGCTGATGCGATCGGGAAATCGGCTCCGCGTGACGGCGTCGCTAATCGATCCGACCGACGAGTCCGTGCAGTGGTCAGAGACGTTCGAAGAAAGCGATCAGGATCAGTTTGCCCTGCAGGACAAGCTGGTGAACGCCATTGCCGGCGCGCTCAGGCTCACCCTCTCACCTGAGGTGAAGGCGAAGGTCGAGGCGCGCGGCACGCGCAGCGCCGAGGCGTTGGATCTGGTGCAACGGTCGTACTTTTTGACCGATCAATTCACTGCCGCGTCACTACGGCAGGCCGTGTCGCTGGCGGAGCTGGCGATTCAGAAGGATTCCCTCTATGCCGGTGGCTGGGCAGCGCTGGCCCACGCGTTGTCAACTCTGGCGGACGATTTCGTCTCGCCACTCGAGGTCCTCCCGCGCATGCGTCCCGCGGTCGAGCGTGCTCTCGCGCTCGACCCGTCATCGGCCGACGCACACGCGCAGGCCGGTGAGCTGCACATGTGGTACGACTGGGATCCGGTCAGCGCTCGTCGTGCATTCGAACGGGCGTTGGCGATTGACTCGACGAACGTCCAGGCCGCCAGATCGTACAGTCGGCTGCTGTCGAGTGAGTTCGGGGAGTCTGGCGATTCCGCCTTTGCCGTCCTTGAGCGCGGTATACGGTCAAATCCCGGCGCCATCGCGCTGTTGCGCCAGTCGCTCGTCCAGGAGCATTTCGCTCGACTATCACCGGCCCAGCGCGAACAGCGGTGCCTGTTGATCGCGCAGTTGGAGGGTTCGCCATCGGCGACCTGCGCGATTCGACAACTGCAGCAGGCGGGACGTGCAGACAGTGCCCGTCGCATGTCGCTCAACCGCCTTCGGAGCGTTACTCCGGCCGAACGCGAAGCCCGCTCCGGCGGGAACCTTACGGGTCTCGCCGCGGCCTTCCTCGCCGCGGGCGATACGGTCAGCGCCAGAGTCGAACTGAACGCTGCGATCGCACGATCGGTGCGCGAATACGTGCGCGAGGATGGTATCGCCGAAGTGTTCTTTGCCCTTGGCGACATCGAGCGGGCGGTGCAGTGGTGGGACCGCGCGGTCAGTTCCAACAGCTCGCGCGTACTGGATTTGTTGCATATGCGCCGATACGAGGCGCTGCGGCGTGACCCACGGGCGCAGGATGTGCTTCGCCGCGCACGGGTAAAGGCGAGCCAGGATTCCGGTCGTTGA
- the soxC gene encoding sulfite dehydrogenase: MIDTPDSTDAAEAASPALTRRDLLAGAVGTLGGAMLAGLPAVLGAQQAVAPAAPAVPTDATKLQGAPTSPLGERSPFETPKRGPTGATTGSSLTPLQDLTGNITPSDLHFERHHAGIPALDPERHTLTIHGLVERPLTFSVADIKRFPQVVRTHFVECSGNGRAAYRAPKPEMTAQQVAGMISTTEFTGVTLATLFRECGVKPEAKWFLAEGGDACVMTRSVPIEKAWDDALIVWAQNGEPLRPAQGYPLRLVLPGWEGNINIKWVRRLELGTQPWMTRWETSKYTDPLPNKTARRFTFECDVKSIITSPTVSDRVSAKGWHTVSGLAWSGRGRVQRVEVSVDGGTTWTDAQLLGEPQSKSTVRFQHMWEFSGRESVLLSRATDDAGYTQPTRAAVITARGLGTDYHFNQIVGWKVVGDGTVTFHGET, encoded by the coding sequence ATGATCGATACGCCCGATTCCACTGACGCCGCTGAGGCGGCGTCGCCGGCGCTCACGCGCCGCGATCTCCTCGCTGGCGCGGTGGGTACCCTTGGGGGGGCCATGCTCGCCGGACTTCCCGCAGTCCTCGGTGCGCAGCAAGCCGTGGCGCCCGCGGCGCCTGCCGTACCCACCGACGCCACCAAGCTGCAGGGTGCGCCCACCTCGCCGCTCGGTGAGCGAAGCCCCTTTGAGACGCCCAAGCGCGGTCCCACCGGCGCCACTACGGGCTCGTCGCTTACGCCGCTGCAGGATCTCACCGGCAACATCACGCCGAGTGACCTGCACTTTGAGCGCCATCACGCCGGTATCCCCGCACTCGATCCCGAGCGTCATACACTCACCATTCACGGGCTCGTCGAGCGGCCGCTCACCTTTTCGGTCGCCGACATCAAGCGCTTCCCGCAGGTGGTGCGCACGCACTTCGTCGAATGCTCCGGCAACGGGCGCGCCGCCTACCGTGCGCCCAAGCCGGAGATGACGGCGCAGCAGGTCGCCGGCATGATCAGCACGACCGAGTTCACCGGCGTGACACTCGCCACGCTCTTTCGCGAGTGCGGCGTGAAGCCCGAGGCCAAGTGGTTCCTCGCCGAAGGGGGAGATGCCTGTGTGATGACGCGCTCGGTGCCCATCGAAAAGGCCTGGGACGACGCACTCATCGTCTGGGCACAGAATGGTGAACCCCTGCGCCCCGCACAGGGCTATCCGCTCCGCCTCGTGCTGCCGGGATGGGAAGGGAACATCAACATCAAGTGGGTGCGCCGCCTCGAACTCGGTACACAACCGTGGATGACGCGGTGGGAAACGTCGAAGTACACGGACCCGCTGCCGAACAAGACCGCGCGTCGCTTCACCTTTGAGTGCGACGTGAAGTCCATCATCACCAGTCCCACCGTTTCCGACCGCGTATCGGCGAAGGGGTGGCACACCGTCTCCGGTCTCGCCTGGAGTGGCCGCGGCCGCGTCCAACGGGTGGAGGTGAGCGTCGATGGTGGCACGACCTGGACCGACGCGCAGCTGCTTGGCGAGCCGCAGTCGAAGTCGACGGTACGCTTTCAGCACATGTGGGAGTTCTCAGGGCGCGAGAGCGTGTTGCTCAGCCGAGCTACTGACGATGCCGGCTACACGCAGCCTACGCGCGCCGCCGTGATCACCGCGCGCGGCCTCGGCACTGACTACCACTTCAATCAGATCGTGGGGTGGAAGGTGGTTGGAGACGGCACCGTCACGTTCCACGGGGAGACCTGA
- a CDS encoding c-type cytochrome, with protein MRSLVILGLVAGLAACGSKPADNAPAQGTRYGLGTPASDSLIRAMDIDIGPDGAGLPVGQGTVADGGTLYQAQCAMCHGAKGEGMEPAFPRLLGRVPAAEDFTFSSDPKLPHTIGNYWSHATTLFDYIRRAMPHTKPGSLSDDQVYALTAYLLAMDDVIADDATLDAAALRAVKMPYADRFVADDRAPGKP; from the coding sequence ATGCGCTCGCTTGTGATCTTGGGACTCGTCGCGGGTCTCGCCGCCTGTGGCTCGAAACCGGCAGACAATGCGCCCGCGCAAGGCACGCGCTACGGCCTCGGCACGCCGGCAAGCGACTCGCTCATCCGTGCGATGGACATCGACATCGGCCCCGATGGCGCTGGTCTCCCGGTAGGACAGGGGACCGTGGCCGACGGCGGCACCCTGTATCAGGCGCAGTGCGCCATGTGCCACGGTGCCAAGGGCGAAGGGATGGAGCCTGCCTTTCCCCGCCTGCTCGGCCGCGTTCCCGCTGCCGAGGACTTCACCTTCTCGAGCGATCCCAAGCTGCCGCACACCATCGGCAACTACTGGTCGCACGCGACGACGCTGTTTGACTACATCCGCCGGGCGATGCCGCACACCAAGCCCGGCTCACTCTCCGACGACCAGGTGTATGCCTTGACGGCCTACCTGCTGGCCATGGATGACGTGATTGCGGATGACGCTACTCTCGATGCGGCCGCGCTGCGTGCCGTAAAGATGCCATATGCTGACCGGTTCGTCGCGGACGACCGCGCCCCCGGCAAGCCGTAG
- a CDS encoding OmpP1/FadL family transporter, translating into MRYSWSLAFAAFSLISVPGTAHATDGHLLHGVGAVNSALGGVAIASNASLLGAFYSNPAGLASFDGTNLEMGFELLKPDRTVSSTFGTMSGSTTSDSDWSPIPAFGFSTRLENGLVIGLSGLGIGGFGVNYAADPSNPILMPRPNGFGQVYSNFQLLKISPALAWKAGEKLSLGVAANIDWQSLAVDPMPIAAPDFDPGPDNRPGTQDDRSFYPSAAAADAVFGFGFQVGLQYVVSPKVTMGLAYTSPQIFTDFKFQMTHANPNLPNFGTARTVSFRMDVPAIYGVGLAVAPTERLQMGLDAKYVTYGSTEGFEAKGYAGDGSVQGFGWQDITVVAAGAQYKASNKVTLRGGYHYSGNPIPDEQSMFNIAAPAVVQHHITGGVGVAIAKGVELNVAAYKALENTITGAMFRPQAIPGTLVSNSLSETSLLLGFTFRPIK; encoded by the coding sequence ATGCGATACTCCTGGTCTTTGGCCTTCGCGGCCTTTTCTTTGATCAGTGTGCCCGGCACCGCACACGCGACCGATGGACACCTCCTGCACGGCGTCGGCGCCGTGAATTCCGCGCTCGGCGGCGTTGCCATTGCCTCCAACGCCAGCCTGCTGGGCGCCTTCTATTCCAACCCGGCCGGCCTCGCCTCTTTCGACGGCACGAATCTCGAGATGGGGTTCGAACTTCTGAAGCCCGATCGCACCGTATCGTCCACGTTCGGTACGATGTCCGGGAGTACCACCAGCGACTCCGACTGGAGTCCCATTCCGGCCTTCGGGTTCAGCACGCGCCTCGAGAACGGGCTGGTCATCGGACTCTCGGGGCTCGGCATCGGCGGCTTCGGCGTGAACTACGCGGCCGATCCGTCCAACCCCATCCTGATGCCGCGGCCAAACGGCTTCGGGCAGGTCTACTCCAACTTCCAGTTGCTCAAGATTTCGCCTGCGCTCGCGTGGAAGGCGGGAGAGAAGCTGAGCCTGGGTGTCGCCGCCAACATCGACTGGCAATCGCTGGCCGTGGATCCGATGCCGATCGCGGCGCCGGACTTCGATCCAGGTCCGGACAACCGGCCAGGAACCCAGGATGATCGCTCCTTCTATCCGTCGGCGGCCGCCGCGGACGCCGTGTTCGGCTTCGGCTTTCAGGTGGGGCTGCAGTACGTCGTATCGCCCAAGGTCACCATGGGACTCGCGTACACATCGCCGCAGATCTTCACTGACTTCAAGTTCCAGATGACGCACGCAAATCCCAACCTCCCGAACTTCGGAACCGCGCGGACCGTCTCGTTCCGCATGGACGTCCCGGCGATCTATGGCGTGGGACTCGCGGTTGCGCCCACCGAGCGCCTGCAGATGGGGCTCGACGCCAAGTACGTGACCTACGGCAGTACGGAAGGCTTCGAAGCCAAGGGCTATGCGGGCGACGGCTCCGTGCAAGGGTTCGGCTGGCAGGACATCACCGTGGTTGCCGCGGGCGCCCAGTACAAGGCCAGCAACAAGGTGACGCTGCGTGGTGGCTACCACTACTCGGGCAACCCGATTCCCGACGAGCAGTCGATGTTCAACATCGCCGCGCCGGCGGTTGTGCAACACCACATCACGGGCGGAGTCGGAGTGGCCATCGCGAAGGGCGTGGAGCTGAACGTCGCCGCCTACAAGGCGCTCGAGAATACCATCACGGGCGCGATGTTTCGGCCGCAGGCCATCCCCGGCACGTTGGTGAGCAACTCGCTCTCTGAAACCTCGCTTCTGCTGGGGTTCACCTTCCGCCCGATCAAGTAA
- a CDS encoding protein kinase domain-containing protein, translating to MTPFDRLTTALADRYRVTRELGAGGMATVYLAHDLKHERDVAIKVLHPDLGAALGGERFLTEIRTTARLQHPHILPLLDSGAADGLLYYVMPLVTGETLRARLERERQLPIADAVRIAREVASALDYAHRQNVIHRDIKPENILLHDGSALVADFGIALAVQSAGGQRMTQTGLSLGTPQYMSPEQAMGERTIDARSDIYALGAVTYEMLAGDAPFMGSSVQAIVAKVLSEKPTSLHTLRDTVPEHIEVAVLTALAKLPADRFASAAEFAAALGASTSTITVSGARRAAPPSRAARVARIAPWALAVGFAAALAVVYARQSGTGVSNNAPSRQQVTLWQYQMPSPLDAGATRLGNEAAIAPDGSAIVFTDSTPAGRILMRKARDATDASPIPGTEGGIAPFYSPDGKWIAFLTLKGQLRKVPAAGGGAVTIVESNIASAFGGSAWLDDGSIVYNMGRDLKRISADGATMPSLNIAASGTSAGGQNDVVSIDALPGARGFLFTVCRSACAVGSDTWVYDMKGDSARPLLPRALGAWYSPTGHVLYTSRDNGLYAVPFDVATLTVTGGAFAVIDGVLPTKFALSPSGAALYTIDRTTASASGLVWVSRDGRAEPVDSSWRARFDYPAVSPDGRAIAVSVRDKTTDLWMWRSNGTRTKVQSSAPTNWRPSWSGDGQSLAFVTVRDVNATDSLAATPAMARADGTGGTTPLVGGRVNYFEVELSRDGQWMVLRSDEAGTSAARLSRLYARRRTGDTTLRLVPTGDVSALQPALSPDGRWLAYGSGAVVGSREIVVQSFPDAQQRVVVSVAGGSEPRWSGNGRELFYTLGGQMMAVSVPPGPVFTPGPPRALFSVAGYVSARNRAQYDVSPDGQRFLMIRRGSASQVVYVENWFAELLAKAKQ from the coding sequence GTGACCCCTTTCGACCGCCTCACCACCGCCCTCGCCGACCGCTATCGCGTAACCCGCGAACTCGGCGCCGGCGGCATGGCCACGGTGTATCTCGCGCACGACCTCAAGCACGAGCGCGACGTCGCCATCAAGGTGCTCCATCCCGATCTCGGCGCGGCGCTTGGCGGCGAGCGGTTTCTCACCGAGATCCGCACCACCGCGCGGTTGCAGCATCCGCACATTCTCCCGCTGCTCGACAGTGGCGCGGCGGATGGGCTGCTGTACTATGTCATGCCGCTCGTCACTGGCGAGACACTACGCGCGCGCTTGGAACGCGAACGCCAGCTGCCCATCGCCGACGCGGTGCGCATTGCACGCGAAGTAGCGAGCGCCCTCGACTACGCGCACCGTCAGAATGTGATTCATCGTGACATCAAGCCGGAGAACATTCTCCTGCATGATGGGTCGGCGCTCGTTGCGGACTTCGGCATCGCCTTGGCTGTGCAGAGCGCCGGCGGCCAACGCATGACGCAAACCGGTCTGAGCCTCGGTACGCCGCAGTACATGAGCCCCGAGCAGGCGATGGGCGAACGTACCATCGATGCGCGCAGTGACATCTATGCGCTCGGCGCGGTGACCTACGAAATGCTCGCCGGTGACGCACCGTTTATGGGTAGCAGCGTGCAAGCGATCGTGGCCAAGGTGTTGAGTGAAAAACCGACGTCGTTGCACACGCTGCGCGATACGGTGCCGGAGCACATCGAGGTCGCGGTGCTCACGGCACTCGCCAAGCTCCCCGCCGATCGCTTTGCCAGTGCGGCGGAGTTTGCGGCCGCCTTGGGCGCCAGCACATCAACCATCACGGTCTCCGGTGCACGTCGCGCAGCGCCGCCCTCACGCGCCGCACGTGTCGCGCGCATTGCGCCGTGGGCGCTGGCGGTGGGTTTCGCCGCCGCCCTCGCGGTCGTCTATGCCCGTCAATCGGGCACCGGCGTGTCGAACAACGCACCCAGTCGTCAGCAGGTCACGCTCTGGCAGTATCAGATGCCCTCGCCGCTCGATGCCGGCGCCACGCGTCTTGGCAATGAAGCGGCCATCGCGCCCGACGGCTCGGCGATCGTGTTCACCGACTCGACGCCCGCCGGTCGCATCCTCATGCGCAAGGCGCGCGACGCTACCGACGCCTCGCCGATTCCGGGGACCGAAGGAGGCATCGCGCCGTTCTATTCGCCCGATGGCAAGTGGATTGCGTTCCTGACGCTCAAGGGGCAGCTCCGGAAAGTCCCCGCCGCCGGCGGTGGAGCGGTCACGATCGTGGAGTCCAATATCGCCAGCGCGTTCGGCGGGAGCGCCTGGCTGGACGACGGCAGTATCGTGTACAACATGGGGCGCGACCTCAAGCGCATCTCGGCCGATGGGGCAACGATGCCTTCGCTCAACATCGCCGCATCGGGTACGAGTGCGGGCGGCCAGAACGACGTGGTGTCCATTGATGCACTCCCCGGAGCGCGGGGGTTTCTGTTCACCGTCTGCCGGAGCGCGTGCGCGGTAGGCTCGGATACGTGGGTGTACGACATGAAGGGCGACAGTGCGCGCCCGTTGTTGCCGCGGGCGCTGGGCGCGTGGTATTCGCCAACCGGGCATGTCCTGTATACGAGCCGCGACAACGGGCTGTACGCGGTGCCATTTGATGTCGCCACGCTCACGGTCACCGGCGGCGCCTTCGCGGTCATCGACGGCGTCCTCCCCACGAAGTTTGCACTGTCGCCGTCCGGCGCCGCGCTCTACACCATCGATCGCACCACGGCCTCCGCTTCAGGGCTGGTGTGGGTGTCGCGCGACGGACGAGCGGAGCCAGTCGATAGCTCGTGGCGCGCGCGCTTCGACTATCCGGCCGTCAGTCCCGACGGTCGCGCGATTGCCGTGAGCGTGCGCGACAAGACGACCGACCTGTGGATGTGGCGGAGCAACGGTACCCGCACGAAGGTGCAAAGCTCTGCCCCCACCAACTGGCGCCCGAGTTGGAGCGGCGACGGGCAATCGTTGGCCTTCGTCACCGTGCGCGATGTGAACGCCACCGACTCGCTGGCGGCGACCCCCGCAATGGCCCGCGCCGATGGTACCGGTGGTACGACGCCGTTGGTGGGAGGTCGAGTCAACTACTTCGAGGTGGAACTGTCACGCGACGGGCAGTGGATGGTGCTGCGTTCCGACGAAGCGGGGACCAGTGCGGCGCGCCTGTCGCGACTGTACGCGCGCCGGCGTACCGGAGACACGACCTTGCGCCTGGTGCCCACCGGAGACGTCTCGGCGTTGCAACCTGCGCTCTCCCCCGATGGCCGATGGTTGGCCTACGGCTCCGGCGCCGTGGTAGGTAGTCGCGAGATTGTCGTGCAGTCGTTCCCCGATGCACAGCAACGCGTGGTGGTGTCCGTCGCCGGAGGCTCCGAGCCCCGCTGGTCAGGCAACGGCCGCGAACTGTTCTATACGCTCGGCGGTCAGATGATGGCGGTGTCGGTGCCGCCCGGGCCTGTCTTCACTCCCGGGCCGCCGCGCGCGCTCTTCTCCGTCGCGGGGTACGTCTCGGCGCGTAACCGCGCGCAGTACGATGTTTCGCCCGACGGCCAGCGCTTTCTCATGATTCGCCGCGGTTCGGCGTCGCAGGTGGTGTACGTCGAGAACTGGTTCGCCGAGTTGTTGGCGAAGGCGAAGCAGTAG
- a CDS encoding ArsR/SmtB family transcription factor, translating into MVSSVRPISKREPTAALLAMVAGRFRALAEPARLGILHELEAGPLTVTELVQRTGLGQGNLSKHLQQLHATGFVSRTRKGLFVYYGLADDNVLALCEIMCGRLEHDIAAARATVSTPRDE; encoded by the coding sequence ATGGTTTCCAGCGTACGCCCAATTTCCAAGCGCGAGCCAACCGCCGCGCTGCTCGCCATGGTAGCGGGCCGTTTCCGGGCGCTCGCCGAACCGGCGCGCCTGGGGATCCTGCATGAGCTGGAGGCGGGCCCGCTCACCGTCACCGAGCTGGTGCAGCGCACGGGGCTCGGGCAGGGCAACCTCTCCAAGCATCTCCAGCAGTTGCATGCGACGGGCTTCGTCAGCCGCACGCGCAAGGGACTCTTCGTGTACTACGGGCTGGCCGACGACAACGTGCTCGCCCTCTGCGAGATCATGTGTGGCCGGCTCGAGCACGACATCGCCGCCGCCCGCGCGACGGTCAGCACCCCTCGCGACGAGTAG
- a CDS encoding c-type cytochrome, whose translation MRVPSLSLFALTTLIVGCGEASAPADANKTDTKADAKAVVFTESAWKPPLEADIPADSMGASIKRGLYLLRFTPESLPNYATSNLRCTSCHQQDGLKLEAAPLTGSHARFPKYMPRSGTVIALADRVNYCFTRSLAGNAIPAESREMTDILAYLAFISKDIPVGVKIAGADGILSMKDTLVGDVARGEALFTAKTCVTCHGANGEGNGPIPALWGAKSYSVGASMTRHERAASFIMHNMPQTAPGSLTPQEAFDLSAYINSHPRPDSPGKENDWPMGGAPADVPYNTAGHKAFNPPPLLPRANPRGALVPNPPVVGRGGR comes from the coding sequence ATGCGCGTTCCATCCCTGTCACTGTTTGCCCTCACGACGTTGATCGTGGGCTGCGGCGAGGCCTCGGCGCCTGCCGATGCCAACAAGACCGACACCAAGGCTGACGCCAAGGCGGTGGTCTTTACCGAGTCGGCCTGGAAGCCGCCGCTTGAAGCCGATATCCCCGCGGATTCAATGGGGGCTTCCATCAAGCGTGGTCTCTATCTCCTGCGCTTCACGCCGGAGAGCCTCCCGAACTACGCGACCTCGAACCTCCGCTGTACCAGCTGCCATCAGCAAGATGGCCTCAAGCTTGAGGCCGCGCCGCTGACCGGTTCCCACGCGCGGTTTCCCAAGTACATGCCGCGCTCGGGCACGGTCATCGCGCTTGCTGACCGTGTGAACTACTGCTTCACCCGCTCGCTCGCCGGCAATGCCATCCCCGCTGAGAGCCGCGAGATGACCGACATCCTCGCGTACCTCGCCTTTATCTCCAAGGATATCCCAGTGGGCGTCAAGATCGCCGGGGCCGACGGGATTCTGTCGATGAAGGACACGCTCGTGGGTGATGTTGCCCGGGGTGAGGCGCTTTTCACCGCCAAGACCTGTGTGACCTGCCACGGCGCCAATGGTGAGGGGAACGGTCCCATTCCTGCCCTGTGGGGGGCCAAGTCGTACTCGGTGGGTGCCTCCATGACGCGCCACGAGCGGGCGGCCAGCTTCATCATGCACAACATGCCGCAAACGGCACCGGGATCGCTCACCCCGCAGGAAGCGTTCGACCTCTCGGCGTACATCAATTCCCATCCGCGCCCAGACTCGCCCGGCAAGGAGAACGACTGGCCAATGGGCGGCGCCCCCGCCGACGTGCCGTACAACACGGCGGGGCACAAAGCCTTCAATCCGCCGCCGCTCCTCCCGCGCGCCAATCCGCGCGGCGCGCTGGTGCCGAATCCGCCGGTTGTCGGCCGCGGTGGTCGCTGA
- a CDS encoding YeeE/YedE thiosulfate transporter family protein, which yields MLVSFLAILIGVAMGFFIQRVKASSPAMIVKNLRLENLSVIKFMALTMAVGMVLVYGMSLVAPQVLHFDVKPTYVLGVLLGGLVFGVGFGVGGYCPGTSVVGIGEGRKDAVVAVVGGVVGALVFTLVYTTLIDPIVKVANLGKITLADVTGVNPFVMALIVAAIFAAVIKILPTDVRKA from the coding sequence ATGCTCGTTTCGTTCCTTGCCATCCTGATCGGCGTGGCCATGGGCTTCTTTATCCAGCGCGTGAAGGCCTCGAGCCCGGCGATGATCGTAAAGAACCTCCGGCTCGAGAACCTGTCGGTCATCAAGTTCATGGCTCTCACCATGGCTGTCGGCATGGTGCTGGTGTACGGCATGTCGCTCGTGGCGCCGCAGGTCCTGCACTTCGACGTGAAGCCCACTTACGTGCTCGGGGTGCTGCTCGGTGGCCTGGTGTTTGGCGTCGGCTTCGGTGTCGGCGGTTATTGCCCCGGTACCAGCGTCGTTGGCATCGGTGAAGGGCGCAAGGACGCCGTCGTCGCGGTCGTTGGCGGCGTGGTCGGCGCACTCGTCTTCACGCTCGTCTACACGACGCTCATCGATCCGATCGTGAAAGTGGCGAACCTCGGCAAGATCACTCTCGCCGACGTGACCGGCGTCAATCCTTTCGTGATGGCCCTCATCGTGGCCGCCATCTTCGCGGCCGTGATCAAGATCCTCCCCACCGATGTGCGGAAGGCCTGA
- a CDS encoding YeeE/YedE thiosulfate transporter family protein: protein MSLSASPTLAPDNPVPMLEAPRTPWVFYGILFGILGAASIIVWGPIGVSGTYPRFIGAITELFNPAYAESNPYLKKMGSLMKPETFIVLGLLIGGFLGARANKEKTPACEMAHPGETTKAKRYRDAFIGGFLIVFGARIAGGCTSGHIISGITQLSVSGFIFAIGVFASGIMSAKMLNSRRAAGA from the coding sequence ATGTCGCTTTCCGCTTCTCCCACGCTCGCGCCGGACAATCCGGTGCCCATGCTCGAGGCGCCCAGGACGCCCTGGGTGTTCTACGGGATTCTCTTCGGGATTCTCGGCGCCGCTTCCATCATCGTGTGGGGACCCATCGGCGTCTCTGGCACCTATCCGCGGTTCATCGGTGCGATCACGGAACTCTTCAATCCGGCGTACGCGGAGTCCAACCCCTACCTGAAGAAGATGGGGTCGCTGATGAAGCCCGAGACCTTCATCGTGCTCGGCCTGCTGATCGGCGGGTTCCTCGGGGCCCGCGCCAACAAGGAAAAGACGCCGGCGTGCGAGATGGCGCATCCTGGAGAAACCACCAAGGCCAAGCGTTATCGTGATGCCTTCATCGGCGGGTTCCTCATCGTCTTTGGCGCCCGTATCGCTGGCGGGTGCACCAGCGGTCACATCATCTCCGGCATTACCCAGTTGTCAGTGAGCGGGTTCATCTTCGCCATCGGTGTCTTCGCCTCCGGCATCATGTCAGCGAAGATGCTCAACAGCCGCCGCGCGGCAGGAGCCTGA